Below is a genomic region from Citrobacter europaeus.
ATCGCTCAGGCTGCTACAGCAATGGTCGAGGAAGGAATGACCGTGATTCTGGATAGCGGAAGCACGACCCTACTGATCGCCGAGGCGCTAAACCGAAAAAGTAACATCACCGTTATTACCAATAGCCTGCCCGCTGCGTTTACATTATCTGAAAACAAAGACATTACGCTGGTCGTCTGCGGAGGCACGGTGCGCCACAAAACTCATTCAATGCATGGCACTATCGCTGAACGTTCCCTGCAAGGAATAAGCGCTGACCTGATGTTCGTGGGCGCTGACGGGATTGATGCCACTAATGGTATTACGACATTCAACGAAGGTTATTCGATTAGTAGCGTGATGGCTGCTGCTGCACATAAGGTCATTGCCGTACTGGATGCGACAAAATTTAACCGACGTGGTTTTAATCAGGTACTTCCAATGGAGAAGATTAACTGCGTAATAACCGACGACAGCATCAGCAAACAAGATAAATCTGCGCTGGTTAAGACAGGCGTCGAACTGCTGGTCGTTTAAACAACCCGCCACATCCCCCCTTTTGTCGCGCCAACGCGTTGCAGTTTGCCTTTTAGCTGCAACGCTTTCAAATAGCGCTCTACGGTTCGGGCTGAGATTTCACACTCATCAGCGATACTTTTGGCGGATCTGCCCGGCTGATGCGACAAGATTTGTAGAATGCGTTTTTCTATATCCAGTAAATCAGCCGACATTTCTTCCGACATTTCTTCCGACATTTCTTCCGACATTTCTTCCGACATTTCTTCCGACATTTCTTCCGACATTTCTTCCGACATTTCTTCCGACAGAGTTGATGATTTTCCCAATCCCTCTTGCAAAGCAGAGATGATATTTTCCAGGATAAACTCTATAAATGGCGTGCAGCTACTTTGTCGATCGCACTGCCCTAATACCTGGTAATAGCGGTCCTGTTGGTAGTGGATCAGTGTCTCTACCGGTAACCACGCCAATTCTGATCGCCACTCACGGAGGATTAATGTCTGCCATAGACGTCCCATCCGTCCATTACCGTCAGCAAAAGGATGAATAAATTCAAACTCATAATGGAAAACAGCACCAGCAATCAGTGGGTGGAGTTCTGTCGTTTTTAACCAGCCCAGTAGATCATTCATCAAACGTAAAACTTGTGAGGCCGGAGGAGCCATATGAATCAGCTGTTTTTCCCTGTAAACACCAACATTTCCAGCACGTAGCTGGCCTGGATTATCGACCAGACCGAGCATAAGGACCCGATGTGCCTGTAAAAGATCGGATAATTTTCCACTTTTCCATTCCGACATCTTTTCATAGGCCAGAATCGCATTTCTCACTTCCTGTATGTCTTTAGCAGGCGCCAGAATACGTTTTCCTTCCATCAGCGCGGTGACTTGTTCCGTCGTCAACGAATTATGCTCAATCGCTAAAGAGGCCTGAATCGTGCGAATACGATTCTCTTTACGCAAAAGAGGAGATGCCCTACCAGCCATCGCTGCCCAATGCCCCATCAATTCACCAATTTCAATGACTTGATTGAGGATCAATGGAGTGACGACGAAAGGTGGTTGGTAGGTGCTCACTCTTACTCCCCCTGCTGTTCCAGCGCGTGCTTGTACAATGCATTCTTCTTCACGCCATGGATTTCAGCGGCCAGCGCGGCGGCCTTTTTAAGCGGCAGTTCTGCCTGCAATAGGGCCAATGTACGGAGCGCATCGGCAGGAAGGTCGTCTTCTTGCGCTTTATGCCCTTCGACGATCAGCACCATTTCGCCTTTACGACGGTTTTCATCTTCCTTGACCCACGCCAGCAGTTCGCCAACCGGTGCGCCGTGAATAGTTTCCCAGGTTTTGGTCAACTCACGCGCCAACACCACATAGCGGGATTCGCCCCAGACGGCAACCATGTCTTCCAGGCTATCCAGCAAACGGTGGGTGGATTCATAAAAAATGAGCGTACGTGGTTCGGCCTCAATGGCTTTCATCGCATCACGACGCCCTTTCGATTTGGCAGGCAGAAAACCTTCATAGCAAAAGCGGTCTGAAGGCAGACCAGCAGCGCTCAGGGCAGCAATCGCCGCGCAAGGGCCTGGTAGGGGAACAACGCGGATCCCCGCTTCGCGACAGGTGCGCACCAGATGGTAGCCGGGATCGTTAATCAGCGGCGTTCCGGCATCGGAAACCAGCGCAATGTTTTGCCCTTCTTTGAGCTTTGCCACCAGCGTTTCGGCCTTTTGCTGCTCGTTGTGGTCATGCAGGGCGAACAATCGCGCGTTAATCGCGAAGTGTTGTAACAATAGCCCTGTATGACGAGTATCTTCAGCGGCAATCAAATCAACGGCTTGTAAAACTTCGAGCGCTCGTTGGGTAATATCAGCCAAATTTCCTATAGGAGTAGGTACAATAAAGAGTTGGCCTTGAGAATTATCCGCCGATTCGTGTTGTTTCATTGTGTCGTCCGTATTGCCGATTTAATATTGAGCATTGAGTAAAAAAATATCACTGGATACAGTATGGTACCCTCAACATTTTCTCGTTTGAAAGCCGCACGCGCGCTGCCAGTCATTCTGGCAGCACTGATTTTCGCAGGCTGTGGCACCCAGGCGCCAGACCAGAGTGCAGCCCATATGCAGGGCACTGCGCAGGCTGATTCCGGCTTTTATCTGCAACAAATGCAGCAAAGCTCAGATGATAGCAAGACCAACTGGCAATTACTCGCCATTCGTGCACTGCTGAAAGAAGGCAAGAGCCAGCAGGCCATCGAGCTGTTCAACCAGCTACCGCAGAAACTAAGCGATACCCAGCGTCGTGAGCAGTCACTGCTGGCCGTCGAGATTAAGCTTGCGCAGAAAGATGTCGCTGGCGCACAGGCTCTGCTGGACAAACTCACCCCTGCCGATTTCGATCAAAACCAGCAGGCACGGTACTGGCAGACGCAAATCGACGTCAACCAGGGTCGCCCGTCGTTGACACTACTGCGCGCCCTGATCGCCCAGGAGCCGTTGCTGGCCGCAAATGCTAAGCAGAAAAACATGGACGCCACCTGGCAGGCGCTGTCATCCATGACCCAGGAGCAAGCGCAGGCGCTGGTCATCAATGCGGATGAAAACGTGCTGCAAGGCTGGCTGGATCTCCAGCGCGTCTGGTTCGATAACCGTAACGATCCGGACATGATGAAAGCCGGCATTGCTGACTGGCAAAAACGTTATCCACAGAACCCGGGGGCAAAACTGTTGCCAACGCAGTTGGTTAACGTGCAGAGCTTTAAGCCCGCCTCCACCAGCAAAATTGCGCTGCTGCTGCCGCTGAACGGTCAGGCCGCTGTATTTGGCCGTACTATCCAGCAAGGCTTTGAAGCTGCGAAAAACATGGGCACTCAACCCGTAGCAGCCCCAGCTGTTGCCGCGCCTGCTGCAGATACAGCAGCCATGGCGACCACGGAACAGCCGCAAACGACTGACGGTGTTGCCAGCCCTTCTCAGGCGTCAGTAAGCGATCTAACCAACGAGACGTCAGCGCAACCAGAAGCTGCAGCCCCGCAGCCAACAGTGCCTGCACAGCCAACGACCGCCAGCGCGCCGGCGAATCCGTCCGCTGAGCTGAAAATCTATGACACCTCATCACAGCCGCTGAATCAGATCCTGGCTCAGGTTCAGCAGGATGGCGCCAGCATCGTGGTTGGCCCGCTGTTGAAGAATAATGTTGAAGAGCTGATGAAAAGCAACACGCCATTAAACGTCCTGGCGCTTAATCAGCCGGAGGCGGTGAAAAACCTGCCGAACGTCTGCTACTTCGCCCTGTCGCCAGAAGATGAAGCGCGCGACGCCGCGCGTCACATCCGCGATCAAGGAAAACAGACGCCGCTGCTTTTGACCCCGCGGAGTGCGTTAGGCGATCGCGTTGCCAACGCCTTTGCGCAGGAGTGGCAAAAGCTGGGTGGCGGCGTAGTGCTGCAGCAGAAGTTCGGCTCCACTGCTGAGCTGAAAATGGGCGTCAACGGCGGCTCGGGGATTTCCCTGACGGGCAGCCCGGTGGCCTCCTCTGTACCCACGCAGCCTGGTGTAACCATTGGCGGTCTGACGATACCGGCAGCGCCAACCGATGCGCAAATCACCGGCGGTGGTCGTGTTGATGCCGTGTATATTCTGGCGACGCCGGAAGAAATTGCATTTATTAAGCCGATGATCGCTATGCGTAACGGCAGCCAGAGCGGTGCCACGTTGTACGCCAGCTCCCGCAGCGCGCAGGGAACTGCCGGCCCGGATTTCCGTCTGGAAATGGAAGGCTTGCAGTACAGCGAAATTCCGATGCTGGCAGGCGCTAATGCGCCTCTTATGCAGCAAGCGCTTGGCGCGGTGCGTAATGACTACTCGCTGGCGCGTATGTACGCCATGGGCGTCGATGCCTGGTCGCTTGCCAACCACTTCTCGCAAATGCGTCAGGTGCAGGGTTTCGAAATTAACGGCAACACCGGAGCCTTAACCGCAACGCAGGATTGTGTGATTAACAGGAAGTTATCATGGCTCAAATACCAGCAAGGACAAGTCGTCCCCGCCAGTTAACGAGTAAACAGACCGGTGACGCGTGGGAATCCACCGCGCGTGACTGGCTGCAGAGCAAAGGACTGCATTTTATCGCCGCCAACGTGCGTGAACGTGGCGGCGAAATTGACCTGATAATGCGTGAAGGCAACACCACCGTATTTGTTGAGGTTCGCTACCGACGCTCAGCCTTGTTTGGCGGTGCGGCGGCGAGTGTGACCCGGAGCAAACAACACAAATTATTACAGACCGCCCGCTTGTGGCTTGCGCGCCACAATGGGAGTTTTGATACTGTGGATTGCCGGTTCGATGTGTTAGCCTTCACCGGAAATGATGTTGAGTGGTTTAAGGACGCGTTCAACGACCGCTCATAGTTGAAGATTCAGAGCCTGGTTCTTAAGGATTAGCGTGTTAGATAGAATTAAAGTCTGCTTTACAGAAAGCATTCAAACTCAGATAGCTGCGGCTGAAGCACTTCCGGATGCGATCTCCCGTGCAGCCATGACGCTGGTTCAGTCCCTGCTCAATGGCAACAAAATTCTCTGTTGTGGTAATGGGACGTCCGCTGCCAATGCACAGCATTTTGCTGCCAGCATGATCAATCGTTTTGAAACAGAACGGCCAAGTTTACCTGCGATTGCACTAAACACTGATAATGTGGTCTTAACTGCGATTGCCAACGATCGCCTGCACGACGAAGTTTATGCAAAACAAGTCCGTGCGCTGGGACATGCAGGTGATGTTCTGCTGGCAATCTCTACGCGTGGTAATAGCCGCGATATCGTAAAAGCCGTTGAAGCCGCCGTAACACGCGACATGACAATCGTCGCGCTGACCGGGTATGACGGAGGGGAGCTGGCCGGATTACTGGGGCCACAGGATGTTGAAATCCGTATTCCCTCACACCACAGTGCCCGCGTTCAGGAAATGCACATGCTGACGGTCAACTGCCTTTGCGATCTCATCGATAACACGCTTTTCCCTCACCAGGATGATTAAGGAGTACACATGAAGGCATTTTCGCCGCTTGCTGTGATTATCGCTGCACTGCTGCTGCAAGGCTGTGTCGCTGCTGCCGTTGTCGGAACTGCTGCTGTCGGCACCAAAGCCGCGACGGATCCCCGCAGCGTCGGCACCCAGGTAGATGATGGAACCCTGGAATTACGCGTCAATACGGCGTTGTCGAAAGATGCCCAAATCAAGAAGGAAACGCGAATCAACGTGAGCGCGTATCAGGGTAAAGTGCTGCTGGTTGGTCAGTCGCCGAATAGCGAACTGTCTGCGCGGGCAAAACAGATTGCGATGGGCGTAGAAGGTACGACTGAGGTCTTTAATGAGATCCGTCAGGGCCAGCCAATTGGCTTGGGCGATGCGTCCAACGATACCTGGATCACCACCAAAGTACGTTCCCAGTTGCTGACCAGCGATCAGGTGAAATCCTCTAATGTGAAAGTCACCACCGAAAACGGGGAAGTGTTCCTGTTGGGTCTGGTAACTGAGCGTGAAGCGAAGGCGGCGGCGGACATCGCCAGCCGGGTAAGCGGCGTGAAACGCGTCACTACGGCCTTTACGTTTATTAAGTAATACAGATGCCGGATAGCGACGCATGGGCGTCTTATCCGGCCTACAGGCATAATCGTTTGTAGGTCAGATAAACGCCAGCGCCATCCGGCATTTTATTTGGCCCTTTCGCGTAGCTCGGAAGAGGTCAGGATCGAAACCCCTTCATGCCCAGGCGCCAGTGCCTCCGCCAGCATTGCCCGCGCAACATCGCGTGCTTCAATCGACTTCCAGTTACCCGGCAGCAGCCTGAACAACGGCGCTAAAAACATCTCATTCGTCCGCTGTTTGTCCCTATCCCCCAGTAGCATTGAAGGTCGGACAATCGTCAGCCGTGGCCAATTCTGCGCGATCAGCGCCTGCTCCATTTCACCTTTCACCCGGTTATAGAAAAACGGTGAATTCGCATTGGCGCCCATCGAACTCACCACCAGCATATGCTGGGCGCCTAACCGGCGTCCCGTCAGGGCCGTATCCACCACCAGCGTATAGTCAGCATGGATAAACGCCTCTTTGCTGCCCGCTTCACGTCGGGTGGTCCCCAGGCAACAAAAGACAATATCGACCGGTTCGGTAACCTGCGCCAGAGCATCGGTTAGCTGCGGATCATGGGGGTTATAGATGCCAACCGTATCAGCCAGCGGTCGACGCGTTGGTGCCGTGATGGCATTGATCCGGGGTTCATTGAGCAGCATACGCAGCAAATTTCCGCCTACCAGCCCCGTTGCGCCCGTTATTAACACCTGACTCATCCTCGCTCCTTTACAGATTTGTCCGTCTTGCGCTCTCAGCCTCAGCGACCAGACTTAATAGTTCGTGAGGTAATTATCCATCAACATGGAAATTCTGCCTCATCCGCATGCCATTCAACGGAGGAAACATGAGCAAGAAAATTGCCGTTTTAATCACTGATGAGTTTGAAGATTCAGAATTTACATCGCCAGCTGCAGAATTTCGTCAGGCCGGGCATGAAGTCATCACCATTGAAAAACAGGCGGGCAAAACGGTGAAGGGGAAAAAAGGAGAGGCCAGCGTAACCATCGACAAAGCGATCGAAGATGTACGCCCTTCTGATTTTGACGCCCTGCTGTTGCCTGGCGGTCACTCACCGGATTACCTGCGCGGTGACGAGCGTTTCGTGACCTTTACCCGGGATTTTGTTAACAGCGGCAAACCGGTGTTTGCTATCTGCCACGGTCCACAGCTGCTTATCAGCGCGGATGTCATTCGCGGACGTAAGCTTACCGCTGTGAAGCCTATCATCATCGATGTGAAAAACGCCGGCGCCGAATTTTACGATCAGGAAATGGTGAATGATAACGATCAGTTGGTAACCAGCCGTACCCCAGACGATCTCCCGGCGTTTAACCGTGAGGCATTACGTATTCTCGGCGCGTGAGTCACGTAGCCAGAGCATCTTTTTACCGAAGCCCAGCGTGTTGTCCGTGAATTTGACTTCATCCAGTCGAATCTCCCACACGGGCGCAGGCAGCATTCTGGCGACGGGGAAACGGCGGTTGTAGGCCTTACGCGCAACTTCGCTCTCTTGCCCTTCAAGACGCCGGATTTCCCCTTTGAACTGTACGCCACGAATCAGGGCGACCGTTTTGGGCTGACCATTTACCGTGCCGGCAATCGGTGCGCGGGGTCCGGACATCTGCGCATGGCGCGTTTTCTCTTCAGTCAGCACATAAAACACCATCTTCTGCGCATCAAACAGGTAAAACGCATTGGCGCACCATAATTCACCTTCATGATGTACGCACCAGGTCACGACGTGCTGCTTTGCCAGCCAGCGGGTCACCGCAGTCAGTGTTTCCATTTCTGTTCTCTTTTATACTGTAGGCCTGAAAATTATCACGTCGATGGTGACAATGACACCCTGGTATCTGTACCTGATCCGTACCGCGGACAACGCCTTATACACCGGAATAACCACCGATGTGCAACGCCGCTATAAGCAGCATCAAAGTGGGAAAGGCGCGAAGGCGCTACGCGGAAAGGGGGAACTCACGTTGGCATTTGCGGCGCAGGTTGGCGACCGTTCGCTGGCCCTGCGCATAGAGTATCGCGTCAAACAGCTCACCAAGCGGCAGAAAGAGCGCCTTGTCGAAGGCGAAGGGTTTGAGGCGCTACTGAGCAGCCTGCAAACCCCGGAGCTTAAAAACGATTGAAGTGGTCGTGGTATTCCACAAGGCCCGTCACGCCTTCCAGCGCATCGTCCGCCAGGCGATGAACCTGGAACGCGCTTTCGGTGCCCGGCCAGCGGCAGCGCAGGTCATGATGTGCTGCCAGCTCAAAGCCAAAGCGGCTGTACAGTGCTGGATCCCCCAGTGTGACCACCGCGGCGTAGCCAAACTCGTTCAGTGAATCGAGTCCTTCATAGACCAGCTGACGCGCCAGCCCCTGCCCCCGGTAGTTTTCATCCACCGCGAGCGGCGCCATGCCGACCCATTGCAGATCTTCGCCCTGAACATCGACAGGACTAAACGCGACGTAACCCACTACCTGACCTTCGTCATCAGTCGCAACCAGACCCAGCGTTAAGAAGCCATCTTCACGCAGGTCGTGCACTAATTTCGCTTCCGCATCGCTCTCAAATGAACGGCGCAGCAGCGCATCAATACCAGGGGCATCAATGGGAATTTCAACTCGAATCAGCATGGCTCACCTACCGAAGTCTGTTTGGTTTCTGGCGGCGTTTTCATCCCCGCCTCAACAAAATCCGCCAACTGCATCAGCATGACGCGCAACGCTTTAGGCATCTGATCCAGTTCGATGGCGTCCATCAGATTTTTTACATACAGCCCTAATTCTGTATCACCTTCAATCACCAGGCGACGCTGGAAGAAAAGCGTATCCGGATCCTGCTTGCGCGCCGCGATCATAAGCAGATCGCTGGCATCGGCGCTAAAACTTACATCCGCATCTGCATTCTGGCTGACAATAAGTTTATCGTTCTCAACAGAGGTATACCATTTGAGGCCAATGTCACGCACATGAATGCTCAGCCAGCGGCCGTCGAGAAACTCCAGCTCCCCATCGGCCAGCGCCTGACTAAACTGCCAGCTCAGGACCTGTTCCAGAACCTGGCGCTTTAGCGCAAAGGGCGTCAGTTTAACCGGTACACTCATCAGAGAAGGACCAAAATGTACTAAGCGTGAACGCAGTTTATCCAACACGAGCTTTACTCCCTGTTTCAATAGTCCTGCTATTTTGCCATATCAAATAAACGACATAGCGGCATAAATCAACAATTCGCTACGAAATTGTTACCTCTTTATTGGTGTCACCAATACGACTTTAACTGCCTCAAATCAAAAATTGTCTCAGCAAGGTTAACTAAAATCCCTCTTCGTTAACATTTCTGCGCCCTTCACGGCGCAACGTTCAGGATAAATTATGGAGCTGCTCTGCCCTGCCGGAAACCTCCCGGCGCTTAAGGCGGCCATCGAGAACGGCGCTGATGCTGTCTACATCGGGCTGAAAGATGATACCAACGCCCGTCATTTCGCCGGCCTTAATTTTACCGAGAAAAAATTGCAGGAAGCGGTGAGTTTTGTTCATCAGCACCGCCGTAAGCTGCACATCGCGATTAACACCTTTGCGCATCCGGATGGTTACGCGCGCTGGCAACGTGCCGTGGATATGGCGGCGCAACTGGGTGCAGATGCGCTAATCCTCGCCGACCTCGCCATGCTTGAGTATGCCGCAGAGCGCTACCCGCATATTGAGCGCCATGTCTCTGTTCAGGCATCTGCAACCAATGAAGAGGCGATTAATTTCTATCATCGCAACTTTGACGTCGCCCGCGTGGTGTTGCCGCGCGTGCTGTCTATTCATCAGGTGAAGCAGCTCGCTCGCGTCACGCCAGTTCCCCTGGAAGTGTTCGCCTTTGGCAGCCTGTGCATTATGGCGGAAGGCCGTTGCTATCTTTCGTCCTATCTGACGGGCGAGTCGCCTAACACGGTTGGCGCCTGTTCTCCAGCCCGTTTTGTACGCTGGCAGCAAACCCAGCAAGGGCTGGAATCCCGCCTTAATGAAGTGCTGATCGACCGCTATCAGGACGGAGAAAACGCGGGTTATCCCACGCTGTGTAAAGGCCGTTATCTGGTTGACGGCGAGCGCTATCATGCGCTGGAAGAACCCACCAGCCTGAATACGCTGGAGCTGCTGCCGGAGCTGCTGGCGGCCAATATTGCCTCGGTGAAAATCGAGGGGCGTCAGCGTAGTCCGGCTTACGTTAGCCAGGTGGCGAAAGTGTGGCGTCAGGCGATCGACCGCTGTATGGCCGACCCGCAAAACTACGCCCCACAGGCCGCGTGGATGGAAACGCTCGGTTCAATGTCCGAAGGCACGCAGACCACGCTTGGCGCGTATCACCGTAAATGGCAGTGAGAGAAGCAATGAAATATTCCTTAGGACCGGTGCTGTGGTACTGGCCAAAAGAAACGCTGGAAGATTTTTATCAGCAGGCCGCCGTAAGCCAGGCCGACGTTATCTATCTTGGCGAAGCGGTATGCAGTAAACGCCGCGCCACCAAAGTGGGCGACTGGCTGGATATGGCGAAATCATTGGCCGGTAGCGGTAAGCAGGTGGTGCTTTCGACCCTCGCGCTGGTGCAGGCATCGTCGGAGCTGGGCGAACTCAAACGCTATGTTGAAAACGGCGATTTTCTGGTGGAAGCTAGCGATCTTGGCGTGGTAAACATGTGCGCCGAGCGTAAGCTGCCGTTTGTCGCCGGACATGCGCTCAACTGCTACAACGCGGTAACCCTGCGTTTGCTGCTCAAACAAGGTATGGTGCGCTGGTGTATGCCGGTAGAACTGTCCCGCGACTGGCTGGTAAATCTGCTCGACCAGTGTGATGAGCTGGGTATTCGCAATCAGTTTGAAGTAGAGGTGCTGAGCTACGGGCATCTGCCGCTGGCGTACTCTGCACGCTGCTTTACCGCACGCTCTGAAGACCGTCCAAAGGACGAGTGTGAAACCTGCTGCATCAAGTACCCGAACGGGCGCGATGTACTGTCGCAGGAGAATCAGCAGGTCTTTGTCCTCAACGGGATCCAGACCATGAGCGGCTATGTTTACAACCTTGGCAACGAGCTGACGTCGATGCAGGGGCTGGTTGATATTGTGCGTCTGTCCCCTTCAGGAACCGAAACTTTCGCCATGCTCGATGCCTTCCGCGCCAATGAAAATGGTACGGCCCCATTACCGCTTGCCGCCCACAGTGACTGCAACGGCTACTGGAAACGACTGGCAGGGCTGGAGTTACTAACTTAAATTCAACAAGTTGCTGATAATTTAATAGTGCCGGATATTTAACATCTAAATATTTGGCACTATTTTAGTAAGCGTTATAAATACTTTCCTGCATATTATTTTAATTAATTAGCTCCTCTATTAATAACATTCTGACATTATTTTTTATTAGCCATCACCACGTAAATACATTCTAATAAAACATATAGCCCCCCACAGCCATCCACTCAACAAATACAACCGAAGCTATGCACCACCTTTATTGCGAGAAAAAGACAATATATAACAACAACATAAGACATCCAATTAACACAAAAAAAATGAAATGTACAACCATTATTTTGACAATCGATATTAAGTTTAAATACGTTTATAAATATTACCATGCAAATAAAATCACCCAGCTTGAGATGTAATCTTAAACTTAAATTAGATTATTTAAGATTCTCGAACAGGAATGGAAAAGAATATTTAAATGGAAATACATATAATATTCAATCCTGGATGTATTTAATTCGTAGTCAGGAAATATCTATGAACAAGAAGTTAATTGCGACCGTATTTGCTACCTCTTTGAGTCTTTTTGGAATGACCTCTGCGCAAGCAGAAGAAACAGCGACAGATG
It encodes:
- a CDS encoding U32 family peptidase; translation: MELLCPAGNLPALKAAIENGADAVYIGLKDDTNARHFAGLNFTEKKLQEAVSFVHQHRRKLHIAINTFAHPDGYARWQRAVDMAAQLGADALILADLAMLEYAAERYPHIERHVSVQASATNEEAINFYHRNFDVARVVLPRVLSIHQVKQLARVTPVPLEVFAFGSLCIMAEGRCYLSSYLTGESPNTVGACSPARFVRWQQTQQGLESRLNEVLIDRYQDGENAGYPTLCKGRYLVDGERYHALEEPTSLNTLELLPELLAANIASVKIEGRQRSPAYVSQVAKVWRQAIDRCMADPQNYAPQAAWMETLGSMSEGTQTTLGAYHRKWQ
- a CDS encoding U32 family peptidase, with product MAVREAMKYSLGPVLWYWPKETLEDFYQQAAVSQADVIYLGEAVCSKRRATKVGDWLDMAKSLAGSGKQVVLSTLALVQASSELGELKRYVENGDFLVEASDLGVVNMCAERKLPFVAGHALNCYNAVTLRLLLKQGMVRWCMPVELSRDWLVNLLDQCDELGIRNQFEVEVLSYGHLPLAYSARCFTARSEDRPKDECETCCIKYPNGRDVLSQENQQVFVLNGIQTMSGYVYNLGNELTSMQGLVDIVRLSPSGTETFAMLDAFRANENGTAPLPLAAHSDCNGYWKRLAGLELLT